The following coding sequences are from one Bos mutus isolate GX-2022 chromosome 22, NWIPB_WYAK_1.1, whole genome shotgun sequence window:
- the ELP6 gene encoding elongator complex protein 6 isoform X1, which translates to MFPELNNLLNTTPEGAEQGKLTLLCDAKTDGSFLVHHFLSFYLKANCKVCFVALVQSFSHYNMVGQKLGVSLTTARERGQLVVLEGLKSAVDIFFRPREEPHPLQFLREANAGDLQPLYAFVRDALEPVDCGEAAWRCPVLLVDDLSVLLSLGVGPVAVLDFVHYCRATVCREWKGNVVALVHDSGDAEDKESDVLLNGLSHQSHLILRVEGLATGFCKDVHGQLRILWRRPLQPTTPRDRSLTYQYKIQDKSVSFFAKGMSPAVL; encoded by the exons ATGTTCCCAGAACTCAATAACCTTCTCAACACCACCCCTGAAGGGGCGGAGCAG GGGAAGCTGACTCTACTCTGTGATGCCAAGACAGATGGCAGTTTCCTTGTGCACCACTTTCTCTCCTTCTACCTCAAAG ccAATTGTAAAGTCTGCTTTGTGGCCCTCGTCCAGTCCTTTAGTCACTATAATATGGTGGGGCAGAAGCTG GGTGTCAGCCTGACCACAGCGCGGGAACGCGGGCAGCTGGTGGTCCTCGAGGGTCTCAAGTCCGCGGTGGACATCTTCTTCCGGCCCCGGGAGGAGCCGCACCCCCTGCAGTTCCTCAG GGAGGCCAATGCTGGGGACCTGCAGCCGCTGTATGCATTTGTGCGGGACGCCCTGGAGCCTGTGGACTGTGGGGAGGCTGCCTGGAGGTGCCCGGTGCTGCTGGTGGACGACCTTAGCGTGCTGCTGAGCCTGGGCGTGGGGCCGGTGGCGGTGCTGGACTTCGTCCATTACTGCAGGGCCACCGTGTGCCGGGAATGGAAG GGAAACGTCGTGGCCCTCGTACATGACAGTGGAGATGCCGAGGACAAGGAGAGTGACGTCCTGCTGAATGGCCTTAGTCACCAGAGCCACCTGATCCTGCGGGTTGAGGGCCTGGCCACCGGCTTCTGCAAAGATGTGCACGGGCAG CTGAGGATCCTGTGGAGAAGAccactgcagcccaccaccccCCGGGATCGAAGCCTCACGTACCAGTACAAGATACAGGACAAGAGTGTATCCTTTTTCGCCAAAGGAATGTCTCCTGCTGTTCTGTGA